The Nostoc sp. 'Peltigera membranacea cyanobiont' N6 genome contains the following window.
GTTGCCTGAGTAGCATTGACAATGAGCGTATCTTCAGAAAAGACTAATATCTCTGTCTGGAAAAACTTGTAAAGAATTCTAATCGGTTTTATGGAAAATAGTGCCAAACTGTAGGGATAGCTCATCTGCTCAAAAAATTTCCGCCGGGAAATCATCCCCACATATTGTTGATTATTATTAAGGATGATTCCTGGTAATAAAGGCTCTTGCTTAAAGAGGATAGCTAAATCATTGCCGGGACGCTCTACTTCGATGTGAACTTGCCAAGAGGGTAATTCCTGCAAAGTTGATTCTAATTGCAAGTTCGGTTCATCAGCTTTTGTTGTACCACCAATAATGGGCATACTCTCATGTCTTGACTGCCGAAGTAATATTTCTGGTAACATTATGAATACCCGTCTCTAGAATTTCAAAGTTCATCAATCGTTACAAACTTATCTTTCCCAGATTGCTGTCCAAAATTCACAGTGTAGATGCGGGAATATAGAGTACTTCAGCAAATCCAATATTTTGATGACTGCCTAGATGTTTAACTATTAGTGAATTTGGTAACTTAGAAATTCAATCTAGCCATTTATCTATTAAATAAGAATAATTTTAGTTATAGGTCTTAGGGACTTCCAAATAAAAAAATATCCCAAATTTTCTTGTGGGATGGGCATCTTGCCCGTCCCCAATATTAGGACGGGCAAGATGCCCATCCTACAAATGAATAATTTATTTCTTGGAAAGCCCTTATTACTTTTTATTGACTTGTTGGACAAAGGTATTCAAGGCAATTTGCATCACCTTTGTGTTGACTCTGGGCAAGATAAAAAACCAACTCTCACCCATGTTTGGCTGGACAAAGCCATAGCTGTACAACCACTGGTAAATAGAGCGATGGAGAGTCTCTCAACGCTAGAAACTATCTTTACCTTGTGGAACTGGATTTAAATTTTATGAATGCAGTGAAACTGAAACCCAAATTTGTTTGCGATCGCACTACCTTGCAATGCTCCAAAGGGTCATTGCATCGATAAAAATGGATAAAGTCGAGCTAAGGATGAGAATTTTACCACTTCATCCTTTCTAAATGTAATACATGAGTTCTTTCTGCTTTCGGATCGATCTTCGTTCGCAAAGGTCTTGGAGTGTATATTTTTCCAAAACGGAGTTAGCAGCCTGACGTGCTTCCTGCCAGACTTCCTGAATTAGCTCACCTTCTACCGTGTTGGGAGTCGGCTCACCATCAGATACAACAATATCTGACCCTTCCATGCAGCTAAAAGCATCCAACACTGTAATTTTTCCAGGATCTCGTGCCAGAACATAGCCACCTTTGGCTCCGCGTATACTCTTAATTAAGCCTCCACGCCTTAATGTTGCCAGGAGTTGTTCCAAATAGCGGTTTGGTATGTCTTGTAAGACCGCTATTTCTCGAATTTGTAGGGCTTCACCGTTAGGGTAGCAGGCTGCTAACTCTAACAGGGCTAGAAGCGCGTATTCTGATTTGTTAGAGATTACCACAGGCGTAATATTTTAAACCCACACTTAAATATACAAAGTCCTTAAGTTTGTTTCCCTAAGCTATTGTTAAGAAAAACTTTACAATCAACTAATTGTTGACCGGCTAACTCTACTTTAAAGACCTTCAAGCATAGAAGCAATTATATTTTATTTTTAATTCAATAAATAAAAGTGATTGATTATTCTCCAGTCTTTTTGAGGTTTAATTGACTCAAATAATTACTCTGTCTTGGTTTCAATCCATTAGAAAGCAACAAAAATTAATAGCAAACCAATCAGAGATAAAAGCAGCATTCGTGCAAACCGTTACACATACAAATTTCTCGAAAATGGCAGAATGACTGTAAAGGTAGTTCCTGTACCGATCGCACTTTCGACAATAATCTCGCCGCTATGTAAATCTACAGCCTGCTTGACGATGGACATCCCTAATCCTATTCCTGAGATATTACCTGTATTACTGGCACGATGGAAGGGTTCAAAGATGTGTTCAATGTCAGAAGCAGGAATGCCAATACCAGAATCTTGAGTTTGGAATATAGCTCGATCGTTGGCAGTGGTGACAGAAAACTTAACTGTGCTGCCAATGGGAGAGTATTTTTGACAATTCGACAATAAATTACTTAAGATTTGCCGCAGTAGTTTAGCGTCTAAGTTAGCTGGGGTGCATTGGCACTCACTGCTAAAAACGATCGCATGTTGGGAGCGATCGCTCTGTTTTAACTCTTCTAATAGATCGCGGCAAAATTCCACCAAATTTAGAGGTGTGGGATTAAACTCTAACTTGCCTGTTTCATCTTGATTCAACACTG
Protein-coding sequences here:
- a CDS encoding RrF2 family transcriptional regulator; protein product: MVISNKSEYALLALLELAACYPNGEALQIREIAVLQDIPNRYLEQLLATLRRGGLIKSIRGAKGGYVLARDPGKITVLDAFSCMEGSDIVVSDGEPTPNTVEGELIQEVWQEARQAANSVLEKYTLQDLCERRSIRKQKELMYYI